The Chelonia mydas isolate rCheMyd1 chromosome 3, rCheMyd1.pri.v2, whole genome shotgun sequence genome includes a region encoding these proteins:
- the LOC119565677 gene encoding defensin-B5-like — protein sequence MKILYLLFAVVFLVLHVQGQHQQEPQDDPQAWNEAPDDAEEEAEAEVAPGPDKQQSYMVCSFEGGMCRSKKCKRWEKKIGTCTQQNACCVKRSWKELLG from the exons ATGAAGAtcctttaccttctctttgctGTTGTCTTCTTGGTGCTCCATGTCCAGGGCCAGCATCAGCAAGAGCCCCAGGATGATCCCCAAGCTTGGAATGAAGCCCCGGATGATgctgaggaagaggcagaggcagaggtggCCCCAG GTCCTGACAAGCAGCAAAGCTACATGGTGTGTAGCTTCGAAGGTGGCATGTGCCGGTCCAAGAAATGCAAGCGATGGGAAAAGAAAATTGGAACCTGCACTCAGCAGAACGCTTGCTGTGTAAAGAGGTCGTGGAAAGAGTTGCTGGGCTGA